The DNA sequence GCTGACCTACTCGCGCTTGTCGACGCTGACGGCTTCATGTCTGAGGGGTACAACGGTCAGCCCGTTGCACACCCGATGCTCCGCTATGTCGAGTCGACGGAGAAGGAACTCCGCTCGATTGAAACGGCGATTGGCTTCACGCCTGAGTCGCGCTTGCGCCTGGGCATCGTTGCCGCTGAGGCCCGGAAGGTGTCCGCCGGTCCGGAAGATTTCTGAGTGTGGCGTAACAGTGGCAAGCGCACGGGGTTTCAGACCCCGGGGCATGGGTTCGACTCCCGTCACTCAGACTGAAAGGGGGGATGACCGGTGACAGGAATTGATCCGGTCATCGCTCGCCACATCCCCGCTGACGCCCCGTTTCCTTCTGAGGGTTACCGGGTGGCGAAGTGGATTGAAGAGTTTTGCTACCTGACTGGGAGCTTCGCCGGCCAACCGTTCCGGCTTCTCCCGTGGCAGCGTCAGCTACTCATTGACTCGTACGAACTGACGCAAGACACCTTCGGGCGTTGGCGTCGAAAGCACCGCACGGTTGTTGTGTGCGTGGCGCGCAAGAACGGCAAGAGCACGATTGCCGCTGCCATCATGCTCTATCACCTTGTGGCCGATCGGGGCGACGCTCAGCGGCAGATCATCGCCGCTGCGAATGACCGCAATCAGGCGCGCATGGTCTTCGACTCCGCGAAGCAAATGGTTAACGCGTCTCCGAAGCTGAGCGCGGTATGCACCGTTCAGCGCGACGTGATCCGGTTCAAGGACAACACTTACCGGGTCGTGTCTGCGGACGCCGGACGTCAGCAAGGTCTCAACCCTTCCGCTGTGAGTCTGGACGAATACGCGTTCTCGAAGAACTCCGACTTGTTCGACGCGCTGACGCTGGGTTCCGCCGCGCGTAACCAACCGATGTTTCTGATCATTTCGACCGCTGGGCCTGATCCGGACGGACCCTTCGCCGCGCTGTGTGAGCAAGGTGAGCGGGTCAACTCCGGTGAGGCTGACGACCCGACGTTGTTCTATCGGTCGTGGGGCCCGAAGCTGGGTCAGACCGTGGATCACCTCGACCCCGAAGTGTGGGCGGCGTGCAATCCGTCGTACGAGATTTTGAACCCAGATGACTTCAAGGCGGCAGCGCAGCGGAGCACGGAAGCTAGCTTCCGCATCTACCGACTGAGTCAGTTCGTCCGTGGCGCGTCCACGTGGCTTCCGCATGGGCTTTGGGATTCTCTCGTCTCGACGGACGACCCGCTTGAGCCTGGGGACGAAGTTGTCTTGGGCTTCGATGGGTCCTGGAAGGGCGACAGCACGGCCCTAGTCGCTTGTCGCGTACGGGACTTGAAGGTGTCCGTCCTGGGCCACTGGGAAGCGCCGGCCGACGATGTGCATTGGCGTGTCCCCATGGCGGACGTCCGCGATTCGCTTCACGTCGCGCTCGACACGTACCGGGTCCGGAACCTTGTTGCCGACCCGTACCGCTGGGAAGAGACGCTAGACAACCTTGAGGCTGACGGCTTCCCGGTTGAGGCGTTTCCCACCAACTCCCTGAAGCGCATGATCCCAGCGACCCAGGCGATTTACGACGCCTGCCGCGATGGCCGGTTGTGCCACGACGGGAATCCGGCGCTAGCTCGCCACATCGGAAATGCCGTTCTGAAGGAAGACAAGAACGGCGCGCGAGTAACGAAGGAATACGCCGCAAGCCGTCGAAAGATTGACCTTGCTATCGCGATGATCCTTGCTGTTCACGGCGCGATCATGTGGCGCGAAGACAACGGGGCCCACGTCGATACGGCGATTCTCGCCACGTGGGAAGGCGACGACGGGCACGTGTTCACGTCCGGTCTGCCCGACGCTGACGCCTACTTCTCTGACATCTGATTCCAGTCCACTCACGTGAGTGGGCTGCACCCTCGAAGGGGGCACTATGGGTTTTTGGTCTGCTCTCTTCGGGGGTGGGAACTCTCCGGCGCTCGACGCTGCGGAGTCCCGGGCGTGGGAGCCGTACGACCCGACCTTGTACAGCTTTGGGTCAGCGGCGGCGTCAGGTGAGCGTGTAACGCCCCATGAGGCTCTTCAGGTGTCTGCGGTCTTCGGGTGTGTCCGTCTGCTCTCAGAAACGATTGCAACCCTTCCGCTGACGTCGTACAGCAAGAGGGGCGGAGCGCGTCGAGAGATCACGTCGCCTGATTGGCTGGACTACCCGAACGCCGAACCGGGTGGGATGGGTCGGATTGACATTCTGTCCCAGACGGTTCTTTCCCTTCTCCTTCAGGGCAACGCCTTCATAGCCGTGCGCTGGGCCGGCCCGAACATCGCGGGTCTTGATGTGTTGGACCCAACGAAGATTCACGTTCACATGGTCATGGTGGACGGAATGCGTCGCAAGGTTTTTGAGGCGTACGACATTGACGACGACGGCAACGAAGTGTTGCTTGGGTGGTTCACGCCGCGCGACGTCCTTCACATTCCCGGAATGATGTTGCCTGGTGACTTCGTCGGGTGCTCGCCCATTACCTACGCGCGTGAGTCCATCGGGCTTGCCCTTGCGGCTCAGAAGTACGGCAGCAAGTTTTTCGCGAACGGTGCGATGCCGGGCGCGATCGTTGAGGTTCCGGGCACCATGTCCGAAGAGGGGCTTGCCCGCGCGCGTGAGGCTTGGCGCGCTGCCAACTCCGGCGTTGACAACGCTCACAGGGTGGCGCTGCTGACTGAAGGCGCGAAGTTCTCGAAGGTGGCTATGAGCCCCGACGAAGCCCAGTTCCTTGAGACTCGTCAGTTTCAGGTGCCAGAGATTGCACGCATCTTCGGCGTTCCGCCGCACCTGATCAGCGACGCCACGAACTCAACTTCGTGGGGCTCCGGCCTTGCTGAGCAGAATATTGCCTTCACGATGTTCAGCCTTCGTCCGTGGCTTGAGCGTATCGAGTCGGGTTTTAACCGACTGCTTTTCGCTGAGACAGCGGACCGCATGAAGTTCGTGAAGTTCAACTTGGACGAGATCAAGCGCGGGGCTCCGAAGGAACGAATGGAGCTTTGGAGCCTGGGCCTTCAGAACGGCATTTACTCGATTGACGAAGTGCGTGCGGCTGAAGATATGCCCCCGCTCCCCGACGGGTTGGGCGAGTCGTACCGGGTGCCCATGAATCTCAGTGAAGTCACTGACGAACCTGAGCCGGCCCCCACTCCCCCAGCCATTGAAGCCCCGGTATCTGAACCGGGCGAAGAGCCGGATAACGCCGAAGGCGACCCGGACGATAAGGGGGAAACCGAGGATGACGACGACGCGTGAACTGCGCGTTGCCGTTGGAGCACTCGAAGAGCGCGCGTCTGATGACGGGCGCATTTCTATGCGCGGGTACGCCTACCGGTTCAACGAACTGAGTCAGGATCTCGGCGGATTCCGGGAGCGCATTGTTCCTGGGGCGGGTGCTCCGTCGCTACGTCAGAACGACGTATACGCAACTTTCAACCACAACGCTTCGGCACTGCTAGGGCGTACTTCGTCCGGCACGCTGCGGGTTGGTGAAGACCGCGAAGGCGGCTTCTATGAGATCGATCTACCGGATACGACGGTTGGTCGTGACGTCGCTGAGCTTCTGAAGCGTGGCGACCTGAAGGGTTCTTCCTTCACCTTCCGCGTGCTTGACGGCGGGCAGCGTCGAGCGGCTGAGGATGACCCGGAAACGGGCCTTCCCGTCCGTGAGATCACTGCCATGGATGTATCAGAGCTGGGCCCGGTTACCAACCCTGCCTATCTCACAACTCAGGCTTCTCTTCGCTCGATCGAAGAGGCGCTGTGTATCGGGGAGTTCGCGCCCCCGGCTTCTGACGAAGCGCGCGATTCCCAGCCGGCGAGCGACGACGCCCCGGTTTCTCACCCTGACGCGCGTGCCCTTGTCCGCGCTCTTTCCCAGTAAGGGGCTCCACATGGACGCAACTACTCTGTCCGCGAACTTTGAGGCGCGCGAGAAGGCCACTGCTGAGCTTCGCAAGCTTGCTGACGACTTCGCGGGTAAGGACATGACCGCTGACGCGCGGCAGACCGAAGAGCGTCTGCTTACTGCGGTTGCCGACTTTGACGGCCGGATCAAGCGCGGCATTGAGGCGATCAAGGCGACCGACGCTGTCACTTCGCTTCTCGCTGGTCTTCAGGGCTCCGGCTCCGGCGTTCAGCGTTCGGCGGACGTAGACGACGCCGACACCCTTCGGTCCGGCAATCTGGGTGAGTCGCGCGCGTTCGAGTTCGCGCCTGAGAAGCGCGACGGCACGAAGGCGGGTAACCCTAACGTCCTGTCGCGCACCCTTTACGGTCAGCTCATTGCCCAGGCTGTTGAGCGCTCCGCGATTATGCGTGGCGGCGCGACGACCTTCACCACGTCGGACGCCAACCCGATGGACTTCACGGTCATCACGGGGCGGTCTACCGCCGCAATTGTCGGGGAGGGTCAGGAGGTTCCGGAGTCCTACCCGACCACGATCCAGCGGAGCATGGGCGGCTTCAAGTACGGTCACGCTGCGGTCGTCTCGTACGAATTCGCGACTGATCAGGTTCTCGACCTTATCGGCTTCCTTGTCTCGGACGCGGGTCCGGCGATCGGTGACGGTATGGCACGTCACTTCCTGACCGGCACCGGTACGGGTCAGCCGCGCGGCATCCTCACCGACGCTTCGCCGGCCAACGCGACCTTCGCCCTGACCGACACGGACAGCAAGGTTTCCGACGCGCTGATTGACCTGTTCCACGAAGTCCCGTCTTCGTACCGCAAGAACGCGAAGTACGTTGTCAACGACCTTCGCGCGGCTCAGATGCGCAAGCTGAAGGACTCGAACGGTCAGTACCTTTGGCAGTCGGGTCTGACGGTCGGTGCTCCGGATTCCTTCAACGGCAAGATCGTTGAGAGCGACGACGGTATGCCCGTTGACAAGATCCTGTTTGCCGACCTGAGCAAGTACCGGGTCCGCTTCGCTGGGTCGCTCCGCGTGGACCGTTCCACTGACGTCAAGTTCTCCACTGACGAGATCGTTTACCGGTTCCTTCAGCGCGCGGACGGGCTTCTTGTTGACACCCGTGGCGCGAAGGTTCTGACCGTTGGTCCGGGTGCCTGATCCTTCCTAGGTGACTGGGGCTCAGCCTGCTTACGCGAGTAGGTTGAGCCCCTTCCCCTGGGCCTCTTGGAAGGGGGCGCAGCGTGGCGTACGCGACTCTTGAAGAGCTTCGCGCGCTTGACGGGCTGGATGACGCCCAGCTCTTTTCTGACGAACTTCTGTCAGACGCAATTGACTTCAGCGTGGAAACCGTCGAAGTGTACTGCGGCCGGAAGTGGGACACGGCAGAGAACCCGACGCCGGAAGTTATCCGTTGGTGCGTGCGCACTCTCGCGCGGCAATACGTGCTCGACCACATGTCGCGCATTCCCGATCGGGCACTTCAGGTGCAGTCGGAATTCGGTTCCATTCAGCTCGCCCAGGCGGGGGGCAACTGGCGTCCGACGTCGCTGCCCGAAGTCAACGCGAAGTTGAATCTGTACCGGGCCAGGCTCCCGTTCATCTTCATGTAAGGGGCGGGCGTGGCACTCATTTTTGACGCGAAGGTGCGACTGTTCGACGCGCTGAAGGTTGTGATTCCGGGCGACGTCCAATGCACCTTCGCGGAAACGGGAGACACCTCCCGACGCAAGACCGTATGGCTAGGGGCAACGGTTGATGACGACCTTGCCCCCGTGGCGATGCGCGCCGGAGCGAAGCCGACGAACGTAACCGGCTACGTGGAAGCGCACGCCGTAGTCACAACCCCGGGCAACCCGATTGACGCTGAGCGCGCCGTGTACGGCATTCGCGACTACGTCAAGGAAGCGTGCGCAGCGATGAACGCTGACCTTGCTTCGGTGCCTGGGCTTCTCGACGTGCGGCCGGAGTCGGCTTCCGTCGAGTCAACCGAAACCACTGACGGCGCTTACTCGGCGCTGACTGTTCGCGTCCGTGTTCGTGGGCGCGTCTACCAATAGAAGGGGGCGCACGCATGGCGCTTGACGCAAGCATTGGCATTGGGCAGGAAGACGCTTACGGAGTTCTGTCCGCTGTCGTTGAGGGATACGAGGGTCAGGCGGATTCATGGAAGACAACCCGCGAGTTCATTGAGTCGGTTGGCTTCCGCGCGGGTATGCAGACGGCGCGCGCTGACCGCCGGAACATCGTCAATATGGGCGGTGAGGGGGAGGTCGAAGTCGATGTTCTCGACGCCGGAGCCGCGTCCCTCCTGAAGTCGGCTTTCGACAAGGCCACTGTCACCGATTCGGCCGGCGTCCGAACCACGGTCTTCGAGACTTCCGACGTTTCTGAGGCTCCGTCATTCTCGGCTCAGATGGTTCGCCCGGGTACCGATGGCAGCAAGGTTGCTTACAAGCATCTGGGTTGTGTCGCTACTGAGTGGAGCCTTACCGCTGAGGTCGAAGAGGCTGTCAAGCTCAACGTCAGCTTTGACTTTCAGGACGTCACGCACACTTCGGTTGCGGGTCAGATCGTCGCTCCCGTGTACCCGGTTGAGGCGTACCCGTACGACTGGACTCGTACCGGGGTTGTTCTGTCCCGGGACGGCAGCGCGGTTGCGTTCGACGCCACGTCGCTTGAGCTGACTGGCGAGCTGGGCATGAAGACCGACCGGCGCTTTCTTCGCGCGAACGAATTGAAGAAGAAGCCGATTCGGAACGCTGTCCCGACGTACGAAGGCAACCTTGAGGGCGAGTTCAGCGCCGCGTCCCTGGGACTGTATGAGGCGTTCATTGCTGGTGAGCTGTGCGCGCTGAAGGTGACCTTCGCGGGTGTTCTTCCCGGTACGTCGCTCACCGTTGAGTGCCCCGCGATTCAGTTCACGGGTGAGTCTCCCGAAGCGGCTACCGACGAAGTCACCGTTCACAATCTCCCCTTCCGCGTGCTCGACCCGGGCGACGGTACCGCCGCTGTGAAGCTGACGTACGTCGAGCCTGGTACGCCGGTAGAGCCGTAGTGGCGCAGCGGTCCGCGTACACGGTTCGTGTCGATGGACTGAGGGAGTTTCAGCGCAACGTGCGTTCGCTGAGGGACAAGGAATTGAACAAGGCAGTTCGTGAAGCCAACAAGGCTTCCGGGGAAATCCTTGTCCCTCAGGCGAAGCACGAAAGTCCGGACGGGAAGCGCGACGCGAAGTCGTCGAAGAAGTACCGTCCGGGCAAGCTGGATAAGTCCATCAAGGTCACGGCGTCCGCGAAGGGCGCTGTCATTAAGGCCGGCTCAGCGGCACGTGTGCCCTATGCCGCCGCTATTCACTTCGGTTTCCGGAAGCGAAACATTCGCCCGAACCGATTCCTTTTCCGCGCTATGGCGCGACGCTCCGACCAAGTTGCCGCCACGTATGAGCGGCGAATCCACGCGGTCGTTCAGAGATTCTTGGAGAGTTGATATGCCCGCGAAGAAGCCCGCTTTCGTTCCCCCGACCGACTTCACGCTTGACCTGAAGCTTGAGTCTCTGACCATTGACGAGATCGACGCCATTGAGGAGATTACGGGTCAGCCGCTCGACGCGCTGAACAAGCCTGGTTCGCGGCGCGCTCCGATGCTCAAGGCGATGGCGTTCGTGGTCATGAAGCGGAAGCACCCGGAATTCTCCATTGAGGACGCTGGGGCGCTCCGTATCAACCTGAAGGGCAAGGGCAAGGCGGACCCTACCGCGACCAACGCGTAATTGCTTGCGCACGTCTGATCGGCCACTTCAAGGGGCTTACGTGGTCAGACGTGCGCAGCATGGAACTTCGCGATTTCAACGCGTTGGTTGAGCAGATGACGGAAGACGTCGAGGCAGAGCGCAAGGAAGTTCAGCGCGCCGGACGTGGCAGGGGCGGCAACGCTCAGGGTGGGGAACGGCGTACGCCGGTCATGACTTAAGGGCGGCGCTGTGGCACGACCTATTCAGGTAACGATTTTGGGCGACGCCGACCAACTGTCGCAGACGCTTGACCAAGCGTCCGAAGAGGTCAGCGCGTTCGGTGAGCACGCGAAGGGGCTTGCTCTTGCTGCGGGTGGCGCTATCGCTATCGGCATCGGTGCGGGCATCGCGTCGGCCCTTGAGAAGGAAGTGGGCAACGACCTACTTGCCGCCCAGTTGGGTGCGTCGCCGGCTGAGGCTAAGAAGCTTGGCGAAGCGGCCGGAGCCGTGTACAGCGACGGGTACGGCGAATCTGTGGCTGACGCCAATGAGGCGCTTAAGGGACTGTGGCAGCAAGGTCTAGTTCCGGCGGGTGCCACTGCCGACGAAATGGCGCACATTTCGAAACAGGCTATGGACGTCGCTACCGTCCTGGGTGACGAAGTCGGTCCGACGTCTGCCGCTGTCGGCCAGATGTTGAAGACGGGCCTTGCGAAGAACGCGACTGAGGCTTTTGACATTCTCGTCAAGGGCACCCAGGAAGGCGCGAACAAGAGCGAAGACCTCTTGGACACGTTCAACGAATACGGTGTCCAGTTCAAGGGGCTGGGGCTCGACGGTAAGACCGCAATGGGCTTGCTGTCTCAGGGTCTTCAGGGTGGCGCGCGTGACGCTGACCTTGTTGCCGACTCGCTGAAGGAATTCGGGCTTATCGTCCGCGCGGGTGGCGAAGAAGTGGACGCGTCATATAAGGCCATTGGCCTGAGCGGCAAGGACATGACGAAGGCCATTGCTGAAGGTGGTCCGGCGGCAGCGAAGGCGCTTGATCAGACGCTTGATGGACTCCGTAAGGTCAAGGACCCGGCGGAGCGCTCAGCCCTAGCGGTGAAGCTTTTCGGTACCCAGGCTGAGGACATGCAAGACGCGCTCTTCTCGCTCGACCCCTCGAAGGCTGTTGAGTCGCTGGGCAAGGTGGACGGCGCGGCGAAGGCGGCAGGCGACACCATGCACGACAACGCCGCCACGAAGGTGAAGCAATTCACCCGGGCACTTACGGGCTTCGCTACTGACGTCCTGGGGACGCTGGTCATTCCGGCCGTTACGGCGGTTGCCGGGAAGCTCAGCACGGTCGGTTCTGCCTTCGCGGCTACGGCTGGGTTCATCAGTCAGCACAGCGGCATTTTCGGCACCATCGCGGGACTGATTACCGTGATCCTGCTGCCCGCGCTAGTCGCCTGGGGAGTGACGGCAACGACGTCAGCGATAGCCAACGTGACGGCGTGGATTACGTCCGCCACGACGTCCACCACTTCGGCAGCAACTCAGGTGCTCGCACACTGGGCAGTCGTGGGCGGGTGGATCAAGTCGGCAGCGACGGCGGTTGCCAATGCGGCGATCGTGGTAGCCGGCTGGGTACTCATGGGCGCTCAGTCGCTTTTGCAGGCGGCGCGAATGGCGGCAGCGTGGCTTATCGCCATGGGGCCGGTCGGTTGGGTGATCGCTGGGATTGTGGCGCTTGTCGTCATCATCGTCGCCAACTGGGACACCATCAAGGAAAAGACGCTCGCCGCGTTCCAGTGGGTTTGGGACTGGGTCAAGAAAATCTTCGGGTGGCTGAAGGATCTCTTCCTGAATTTCACCGGTCCGGGCCTGATCATCAAGCATTGGGACAAGATCGTCAGCGCCACACGAAGCGCGTTCAACTGGGTGAAGAACCTAGCGAAGAACGCACTTGACGCCGTGGTCAGTTTCGTCATGGGCCTTCCGGGACGCCTCCTTTCTGCTGGGTCTCGACTGCTGAGCGCCGGTAAGGCAATCGGCGGTTACGTGATCAACGGCATCAAGAACGGGCTTTCCAAGCTGGGCGGTTTCGCGCAATCGTTGGGAGCCACCGTTACCCGCGCGGTGAAGGGTGCGATCAACGGGGTTATCAGCCTGATGAACTGGGCGATCCCGAACCGGTTGGGCATGGGGCCGCTGAGCATCGACATTCCCGATAACCCAATCCCGAAGATTCGTGCCATGGGTGGACCGGCTAGCGGTCGGGTGCGTGTCGGTGAGCGCGGGCCGGAAGAGGTCGTGTTGCCGACCGGTTCAACGGTCATCCCGAACCATCGGCTTGGCTCCGGCGGGGGCGTCACGGTCAACGTTCAGACCAATGCGGACCCGTTCGCTATCGGCCGTGAAGTGGCCTGGGCGCTCCGCACAAGTCCCGCGTAATCCAGCCTACTCGCGTAAGTAGGTAAGCGCCCCTCAGTGATGATGCTGGGGGGCGCTTCCATGTCTAAGGAGGTTGCCCGGTGGCTGAGTTGAGCGACTGGACGTGTGAGTACAACGGCGTTGTCATGGGCTTGCCGGAGTCTGCTATATCCATCGTCGGGGTTGATGGGCTTCTGTCCGCCCCGGAGATCCGTACGTCTGACCTTGTCCTTGTCCAGCGGAACGGGCTTTGGCCTGGGCGCGACTACATGAACGGGCGCACGGTCACGCTGACGCTTGAGGTCTACGGCTCGACGCGCGAAGAGTACACAGCGGCCCTCAATGCCCTTCAGGCGGCGTTTCAGCCCTGCACCGATGAACTCCCCTTCCGGTTCCGTTTCCCGGGCGCAGCGGGCGACCAGACAGCTTTCGTCATGGCGCGTGTGCGTCGGCGTAGCGCTCCGCTGGACCTGAGCTTCGCTTACCGCACCTGCAACATGGTCGTCGAGCTTTTCGCGACGTCTCCGTTTATCGAGGGGGACGCGCCGCGCACCATCCCCGTGCGGTCAGCCGGCCCCGACGATCCGGGCTTCACGCCAATCAGCCGGTTCACTCAGTACGGGACGTTCAACGCGCGCCCAGCGGTCGAGATTCACGGGGCGACTTCCCCGACGCTGACCGACGAAGCAACGGGTGAGTTCTTCGGCGTGAACTACACGGGCACGGTCCGTGTCGACTCCCAGGCGCAGACGGTTACCGATGGGGCAGGCGCGTCTATCGCTGGGCTGATCAAGCCGGGTTCGACGTGGCCGGAGTTCGCCCCGGGTGACCATCGCTTGAAGCTGACCACTGGGAACGCGAACCTTCAGGCAACGGCCGTTGTGTCGTGGGTAGACAGGTGGGTTTGATGACGCGACGTCACCGACTCCCTTCGTGTAAGTAGGGGGTGCGCCTTGTCTGAGTTTCAGGTTTTGCAGGTAGACGTGAAGACCGGCAACGTTGTAACGGCGTTGCCGGTTACGGGAATTGGCTACACGGAGACGTTGAACGCCGCCGGGACGTGCTCCGTTGGTGTACCGCTCGACGCTGCCAATCCGGCCACGTTGGAGCCTGGGCGTTCGGGCCTTGTGGTCACGCGTGACGACGTCCCCGTGTGGGGCGGACCGGTCTGGACGGCTTCCGCTGACCTTGCCGCCGGAGTGCTCACGCTGAACGCCGCTGGGTGGCACAGCTACTACGCCGCCCGGTACTTGAACGCCGCGAAGGGGTACAAGGGCAGCAAGGATCAGGCTCAGCTTCTTCGGGACTGGATCGGGTACGCGAACACGAACGACGGAATCGGCACGGTCGTCACGGGGCTCACGAACACGGGGCGTACGCGTTCCCGCACGTGGGCTTTCTCGGAGTTCAAGAACATCGCTGAGGCGGTCAACGAACTTGCCGACGAAGACGGCGGATTCGATTTCCGGTACGAAACGTTCTGGGCGAACACAGCGCGCACCCGGGTGGGTAACCGGCTCATGAAGTCGGCGCGCGTTTCGCTCGCCTTCCCGTCGCTGACTCATGGCGTGAACGCGAACGTGACAGCAGTCTCTTACGACGGGAGCCGGCTAGCGACGCGCGCCTATGCCTTCGGGGCGGATCTCGGTACGGGCGTCAAGCCTTTCGCTTCGTCGGTCAACGCGCTCGACACACCGACGCTGCAACAGGTCGTCACGTACGCGGACCTTCGGTCAACGGCGGAGCTGCTACCGAAAGCCGGAGCCCTGGGCGCTGTCGGTCGTCAGGTGATTGCGATTCCTTCGGTTGAGCTTTACCCGGGTGTGTACAGCCCCGGGACGCACATGTTGGGCGCGCACGGAACGGTGAATGTCGATTCCGGCTATGTGCAGTTGCTCGAAGAGTTCGTGATCAGTGAGCGACAGATAGCCGTAGACGTGAATGGAACCGAGACGGCGACGCTGTCTCTGGCGAGTAAGGAAGTGTTTGTAAGTGGCGATTCAGGCTAATGCGCTGCCGCCTTCTCTTTTGGCTGAGCTGAATGAGATGAAGCGCCGGCTGACTGCCCTTGAGCGGAAACCGAAGTTGGGCAGCGTGAATGAGCGCCTGCCGTACGGGTCTTATCAGTCGCCTTCGGTTGAAGGCACGGTTGGGCCGAACTTCCGGCATCTGCTGGGCATCATCAATTCCACGGGGTTGAATCAGCCGGTCCTTCTTCTGGCGATCCCGTTTTCCCTTCCCGGGGGCGCAGACGGCGCGCGGCTCGACGTGTCCGTGACGTTGTGGATGACAGACATGATCACGGGCGGCAAGACGAAGGAAATCACGCTCGACAAGACGAGTGCGCCGGACGGATTTACGCGTCAGCTCACCTTCACGTGGCTTCACCCTCAGCCGATCGGCTTTGACGACGCCGAACAGTGGAAGGGCTTCGAGATCAACTACCGCGTCAACAAGCGCGTAACGGTCAACGGGATCAGCCACACGGTCGGTATCGGGGAACCCCAGCTCGCAACGGGGCTTCCGGCAGGTACGTACGTGGAAGAGTCCACGGACGGTAACCCGCGCATCGACGGACAACTGACGCCCGTTCCGGGGTCGTGATGGCTGACATTGTCGGCACGGCCGAAGTCGTGGGGGGCGCGTGCCTGTTCCTGTTGCTGGTCTACCGGCAGGTTCGGACCGGCGCGCGGGATGCGTGGCGGGAAGTAGCGGAGTCCCAGACAGCGCGTGCTGAGGCTCTTGACGCTCAGGTGCAGACACTCATTTCTGAGGTCCGTTCGCTGCGCCTTGAAAACGAAGCGCTCCGTATAGAGGTGGCGTCGCTGCGCAGAGAAAATTCTGAGCTTCGTGAGCACATTGACAACTTGATTGGGGGCGCACGTGGCGATTCCGAATGAGATTCCCACTGTCCGCGTAACGGGAACTTATCTGGGCTGGGACGGTCGAGCCCTTAAGGGCACGGTCACGTTTACCGGTCCGGGGCTTGTGACGTTCCCTGAGTCGGACCTTTTCATTGCCGGTCCGGTTGTCGCCACGCTTGACGAACTGGGCCGGATCGTGGACGCCAACGGCAACGTCGGTATCCGCCTTCCGGCCACTGACTCCCCCGACATGAACCCGTCCGCGTGGACGTACACGGTTAAGGAGAATCTGACCGGCGTCACGGGGGCGCGCACCTATTCCATGGTGCTGCCGAAAGACACGCTGAACAACACCGTAGACCTTGCGGACGTCGCGCCGGCTGACCCGTCAACTCCCAACTACGTTGCCGTTCCTGGACCTAGCGCCTATGAAGTGGCAGTGGCGGGCGGGTACACGGGCACCGAAGCGGAATGGGTCGCGTCCCTCGAAGGTCCCCAGGGCGTTCGGGGAGTGCGCGGCTCTCAGGTGTTCACCGGTTCCGCTGCCCCCACTTCGGCGCTGGGTATCGACGGCGACGTATACGCCCAGTACGAGACGACTACGGTCCTGGGGGTACCGTCCACCACGGTTACCAACTGGGCGCGTTCTGGGGGCGCTTGGGCCACCGTTGGCGGTCCGGTTCGCGGCTCCGCGATCTACGTGAACAACTCAACGGGTACCCCAGTCACGGGAACCCGTCCGGGGGATCTTCTCGTTCGGTCAGACAGCGGAGACCTGTTCCAGCGCGGCGCGTCGCTGTGGGAGTCGAAGGGCAACATCAAGGGCC is a window from the Streptomyces sp. MMBL 11-1 genome containing:
- a CDS encoding phage terminase small subunit P27 family, giving the protein MDAAPIVYEGRAPRVPAHLKATGKDVWRNVWSAGMGAYSPETDRNVILRYCELHDRRADLLALVDADGFMSEGYNGQPVAHPMLRYVESTEKELRSIETAIGFTPESRLRLGIVAAEARKVSAGPEDF
- a CDS encoding phage portal protein, which gives rise to MGFWSALFGGGNSPALDAAESRAWEPYDPTLYSFGSAAASGERVTPHEALQVSAVFGCVRLLSETIATLPLTSYSKRGGARREITSPDWLDYPNAEPGGMGRIDILSQTVLSLLLQGNAFIAVRWAGPNIAGLDVLDPTKIHVHMVMVDGMRRKVFEAYDIDDDGNEVLLGWFTPRDVLHIPGMMLPGDFVGCSPITYARESIGLALAAQKYGSKFFANGAMPGAIVEVPGTMSEEGLARAREAWRAANSGVDNAHRVALLTEGAKFSKVAMSPDEAQFLETRQFQVPEIARIFGVPPHLISDATNSTSWGSGLAEQNIAFTMFSLRPWLERIESGFNRLLFAETADRMKFVKFNLDEIKRGAPKERMELWSLGLQNGIYSIDEVRAAEDMPPLPDGLGESYRVPMNLSEVTDEPEPAPTPPAIEAPVSEPGEEPDNAEGDPDDKGETEDDDDA
- a CDS encoding terminase large subunit domain-containing protein → MTGIDPVIARHIPADAPFPSEGYRVAKWIEEFCYLTGSFAGQPFRLLPWQRQLLIDSYELTQDTFGRWRRKHRTVVVCVARKNGKSTIAAAIMLYHLVADRGDAQRQIIAAANDRNQARMVFDSAKQMVNASPKLSAVCTVQRDVIRFKDNTYRVVSADAGRQQGLNPSAVSLDEYAFSKNSDLFDALTLGSAARNQPMFLIISTAGPDPDGPFAALCEQGERVNSGEADDPTLFYRSWGPKLGQTVDHLDPEVWAACNPSYEILNPDDFKAAAQRSTEASFRIYRLSQFVRGASTWLPHGLWDSLVSTDDPLEPGDEVVLGFDGSWKGDSTALVACRVRDLKVSVLGHWEAPADDVHWRVPMADVRDSLHVALDTYRVRNLVADPYRWEETLDNLEADGFPVEAFPTNSLKRMIPATQAIYDACRDGRLCHDGNPALARHIGNAVLKEDKNGARVTKEYAASRRKIDLAIAMILAVHGAIMWREDNGAHVDTAILATWEGDDGHVFTSGLPDADAYFSDI
- a CDS encoding phage tail tube protein; this encodes MALDASIGIGQEDAYGVLSAVVEGYEGQADSWKTTREFIESVGFRAGMQTARADRRNIVNMGGEGEVEVDVLDAGAASLLKSAFDKATVTDSAGVRTTVFETSDVSEAPSFSAQMVRPGTDGSKVAYKHLGCVATEWSLTAEVEEAVKLNVSFDFQDVTHTSVAGQIVAPVYPVEAYPYDWTRTGVVLSRDGSAVAFDATSLELTGELGMKTDRRFLRANELKKKPIRNAVPTYEGNLEGEFSAASLGLYEAFIAGELCALKVTFAGVLPGTSLTVECPAIQFTGESPEAATDEVTVHNLPFRVLDPGDGTAAVKLTYVEPGTPVEP
- a CDS encoding HK97 family phage prohead protease, which encodes MTTTRELRVAVGALEERASDDGRISMRGYAYRFNELSQDLGGFRERIVPGAGAPSLRQNDVYATFNHNASALLGRTSSGTLRVGEDREGGFYEIDLPDTTVGRDVAELLKRGDLKGSSFTFRVLDGGQRRAAEDDPETGLPVREITAMDVSELGPVTNPAYLTTQASLRSIEEALCIGEFAPPASDEARDSQPASDDAPVSHPDARALVRALSQ
- a CDS encoding phage major capsid protein — translated: MDATTLSANFEAREKATAELRKLADDFAGKDMTADARQTEERLLTAVADFDGRIKRGIEAIKATDAVTSLLAGLQGSGSGVQRSADVDDADTLRSGNLGESRAFEFAPEKRDGTKAGNPNVLSRTLYGQLIAQAVERSAIMRGGATTFTTSDANPMDFTVITGRSTAAIVGEGQEVPESYPTTIQRSMGGFKYGHAAVVSYEFATDQVLDLIGFLVSDAGPAIGDGMARHFLTGTGTGQPRGILTDASPANATFALTDTDSKVSDALIDLFHEVPSSYRKNAKYVVNDLRAAQMRKLKDSNGQYLWQSGLTVGAPDSFNGKIVESDDGMPVDKILFADLSKYRVRFAGSLRVDRSTDVKFSTDEIVYRFLQRADGLLVDTRGAKVLTVGPGA